The following is a genomic window from Salvelinus fontinalis isolate EN_2023a chromosome 11, ASM2944872v1, whole genome shotgun sequence.
TCTAAATCCTACATTAGAAAAAAAAAATGCTGTTTAAATATTAAATATGCAAGGCGAAACCTTTGAAGCATCATCCACAATTTAATCAGTTAATATTTAAAGCGGAGATATTCCTTCTTTAAGCCAGAAGCATGGTGGCATGGTGGCCTGGGGAAAATAAAGAGTGTTTAGTTGGTCATTATAGACAGATATCTTCTCTATCCATCACGCCCACATGCAAATCTATTGGAAAAAACATCTGCTTTATCATTTGTATTCAAAGGCCTGAGTTCCCCATAATAGATATCAGCTTGTCAGACGATAAATACAGCAACACATTTTCAAGGCCGGCCCCTAGGGAATGATAATCATCATCTTGTATTTTATAGCTCACTTTCATTCCAGCATCTCCATCTACCATATTTCCCTTTCCATCAACCACCCGCTATACATATTATACATCATATTAGACAATATGTTACATTTATATCCAACCACACATATTTTTAGGGCCAGCATGTCTCTAAACGGATTTGAACAGCATCTGTCCAGCTGTTTTGTTATCAGATCACAACAGCTGAACTTGGCTGGTTTAATACCATAGTAGCTTAAAGAAAAATGACAATGAATTATGAATGTACATAAAGAGCAGAAAGGACCTTACACTTTGAAGCCTACATTAATTTTTAGAAAGGCAGGCAAAGCCTCTGGTGTGAAACCGATGCATTATTTCCCCTTCACACAGTGTTTATAACAAACACATTAAACACAGTAGGATGCAATGATCCCCACATTATCATTCACTTACAGTATTGATTAGCAGTTTACACATTAGTCATACAAGACAGTAGGCTATAGGGTGCATCCTGGTAAAGGAAAAGAATAACCCTCTGGATGCTAGACCCTGGTAGAAACAAAATTGCTGCAGCTCTATCCCTGGAAACATCGATAACTCTTAGACATGTATGTGATATTTTAAAAAGGAGGCTGATGGAATCAGGGACGTTGAGGCCCCTGTCGTGCTTTATAGCGTGTTCTAACAGGCCAGTAATGGAGTGGCCTAGCTCCCTACTGCTTTGTACGGCCTGCGTGATGCATTGGGGAGGGTACAGTAACACAGAAAGGCCACAAAGAACAACACAATGGCACTTCTAGCTTCTAGCAGAGCCACACATGGCTGTATGTGTGATATGTGGAGTCATGAAAAGCAAAGGAGTATTCTCCCTTCACTTTCCTGCGCCGAGTAGTTTGTCTTGTCATGGGCTGAGTCGTCCACTCCATTTCTAGGCAGTTTTCCATTTCCGAGCGCTTGTTGATAAAGACCCTTGAACCAAGCTTTAATCAAGAGCTGGCTTGCATTATTTTTTTAAAACACTAACGTTTGCAAAAAGGCTGCCTCAGATTAATTATTCCCCACCAAAAAGCAAATGTGTCAGAGTCAGGTTATCAACTGAGGATCTGGGGGAGACTATGTTTTCACATCCATTGGGCAGTCCATGAAAATTATACTTAATACCACTGAGATATACAAAGACTTTGATTCTTCATTAGAAGATCACTGTCATTTTAAGGGTAGACCCAAGAGAAGTTCTCAGATCTGAGATAAATTCCTTTCCACCATCAACAAAATCAATGGGAAAATGCTTTTCAAAGTAACATTCAATGTAAAATATACATTCACAGTGATACATGGATAAAAGAAAGGTTTGATTGTAATATTTTATACTGCCGGTAAATACCTGGGCCAAAGTATTCTTTGTATTCTGTGCTACACAGTTTCTTGTGAAACCACCACCATATAGTAGACGTTCAGTCAATGGAAATGAATGACCTTTTACAGATAGGTGAAAACAAATTCAAGAAGACCCAATAGACAATGTGATGAAATAGTCCCATTACTTTCATGATCACAAACGGCATGTTACTAAATGAATATTATGTGATAGGTGATAACCATTGCAGTCATCCCTGGCCCATAGCTAAATGTGACTGACCGActcaaatcggtcttatgtagcaaaattgtatttattttttatttttacattggataaaattagagactcagagctacaaaatggtttaatagtatatcatacactgcatttaatGCATGCAAAATGTCCCAGTTAAAATCCCACAGCCACAGAGCAACCACTTCAATCCTAGCTCCATACACGACAAGGTTGGGTTTGCCTCATTTTAGTCCTCCTCTCACTCCTGTCAAAACGTCATAACATTtcattaaacactaaacaaaacaagactgCTGTTACTGAAAGCAAACAAACACAGTGTTAGATACAAACTAGGGCCGATGTAATTTCTGGCCATGATCTATTCCTGACAACCTCCCATTATCAACATAAGATGGTCTGTAATGATTGCATCCAGAGAAAACTGACAAATGCAAATAGATTGCAAGACGCATATAGTAACTGACAGACCTTTTGGGGTGCACTAATGACATCTCCGACATAATGAGTTGCTTACCTTGCTATGCAAAAAGGCCCTTAAAAAGATTTTCAGGTCAACTGCACCTTCGCAATTTGGCTGTCTTGTTTACAAGCAAGCTTTTCAAGATTCCAGCATCATATTTTGTGTTCCCAAGCAACTGGGCTAAGGTCATTTAATAATTTTTTGAGACTGGCATAGAAACGAAGACGCTTAAATACATGTTCCACAAAAGCAGAAGATAAAACAGTGAATGAATGGGAAGCCTTCAACACAAATACAGCATAAAACTCAATTCACTATCAATACATCTAGACAAAAGAGAAGCAGATTGACAAttagaaataaatacaaattgaataactaaaatatagttgttgcattcaccccctttgtttaggcaagccgAAATTAGTTCAGGAATACATTTTGAcataacaaatcacataataaataATAGGGATTGACATTATTTGTTCATGACTactccttcctctgtcccccatacaaggtccctcagtcaagtattgaatttcgagcacagattaaactacaaagaccagggaatttttcaaaagcctcataaagaagagcagtgattggtagatgggtaacaataaccaATCAGACATgaaatatctctttaagcatggtcaagttaagaATTATGCTGTGggtgatgtattaaaccacccagataaAACAAAGATAGTcttccttctgaactgagctgcagcacaggaaggaaactgctagggaatgtcaccatgaggccattggtgaccGGGGCAGACTAGTCACTaagcccatctggcattttgtGCAAATACCAGGTGGGCTTGTCCATTGTTAGCCCAGTGGACCTGTCTAACTTGGGtttttgtacaaaataataattaTCTGGATAATAATGGGGGCCTGAAGGACTAAAATGGGCCGTTGTTGGGTCATTGAGGAAAATAATGGACCGGTGTGTTAGGTATGTGTCACActcgttataatgagtggaccaagatgcagcgtggtatagttccatcctctttattttgaagtgaaactcaaagaaaacaataaatgcaaaacgaaacgtgaagctgctATAGTGCTCACAAgcaactatacatagtcaatATCCCAccaagcacaaaggggaaatggctgcctaaatatgatccccaatcagagacaacgataaacagctgcctctgattgggaaccataccaggccaacatagatcattattcacctagataacccaccctagtcactgtcacgccccaaccaacatagagaataagcagctctctatggtcagggcgtgacagtatgccAGGGACGATTTCTGATCCCAGTCCGCCCCTGATTggggattttaaaacagctacagagttcaatggcaacattgtagttatttcacaataatgacctaaatgacatagtggaaagaagaatacaaatatacagaatgCATCATGTATGCAACAAGGCATTAAAGTTATACTGCAAGAAAACATggcaaaggaatacactttttggcctaaatgcaaagccttatgtttagggcaaatccaacacagcaCATTACTGAATAACTGCCTCCCTTTTTACAAGCAtgctggtggctgcatcatgttatgagtgcGCCTGACATCGGCAAAGACTGGTGAATAATTCAGGATAAAAAGAGAAACGGGGtggagctaagtacaggcaaaatcctagaggaaaacctgcttcagtctgctttacaccagacactgggagaggaattcacctttcatagggacaataacctacaacacaaggccaaatctacactggagttgattaccaagaagaccgtgaatgttcctaagtggccaagttacagttttgacttaaacctgcttgaaaatctatggcaaaacttgaaaattgctgtctagccatgaccccaaacaccttgacagagcttgaagagttttgaaaataataatgggaaaatattgtacaatccaggtgtgcaatgcTCTTAGAGACTAACCCAAGAAGCCTCACAGCCGTAATCAGTGGTAAAGGTGTTTGTGAcatatattgactcaggggggtgaatacttatctaatcaaggtataTTAGTGTTTCATTTTTCACAATTTATAAAGAAATCTTAGATTTTTCCCCCCATTTTGACATtaaagagtattttgtgtagatcatttacaaaaaaaatgacaattaaatctatTTTATTCCCACTTTGTGACAAGAAATCCAAGAGGGGTGAATACTTAAAATACCCACTGTATTGGGGAAGTACTATGAAACTGTAACTAGGGAAGAGGATTTATAGTTTATTTCTTTTGATACAACATAGATTATCGGATGGGATGGAAtcaaaaaaatctaaacaagtGTTACAAAACATCAGATTAAAGTTATGGATTTTTGAACAGTGATCAAATCTCTTGACTTGGTCAAACATGAAGGCCAGATTGAACATGAAATCTCTGTCAGTGAAAGGAAAAAAACAAGTTTGCAAAATGTAAAATTTTATTTTCAAAAATTTAAGCAACAGATTACACAGTTAACTTTCAGCAAATGCAATCCTAATTTAAACTGTACTCACATTCGGGACTTCAAAATGAAAGACTCACATACTTACACACAATCTATCTATAATATACAAAAAATAATACAGAATAAATATTAAAATGGCCACAAGAGAAAACGTAAATTATTGAAAACAATCCGTAGAGAGCAAATGTAGGGAAAGTATAAACATGAAGGTATGCCTTAAATGTTTTTTTCCTTTAACACTTTTTACAAATTGTGCAAGATTTCATACTAAGGCTCTGGTCTTGAAGTGACAGTTGTCTGAAGATTCACACACACgtgcccgcacacacacacactccctgtgcTCTGAGCACTCTGTGGGGTGTACATAGCAAACCTTTGCAGAATAAACAATGGGCTGCTCTGCTGAGTGTACGACCTGTGATGCTTATGTGAGTGGACCAGCTTTTTAAAATGAACATGCACTTCACATGGATGTGAAACGAATCAAGGACTTTTCAGGAGTGGATAAGAAAACCCAACAACTGAAAAACAGAACAATATCAGAAccattatggcaagaacacctGGAGTGGCTTCAGCAATACTGTAACAATATTTCAGTGTTTAGGGAACATGGATGTGACACATTTAAGTATATCTTCACTCTCTTTTTTAAGGTTTGTTTGTTCTCAAAAAGCAAGGTTTTTCTCCAAACATCATTTAATCTGTTTAGTTTTTTTGTCAAATGTGAGCAGATTCAGAAAAATAACTATTCCAGACAATAGGGACTTACGGATCATAAAACTACAAGAAATAATTTCTAAATTTAAGTTGCAACTTCAAAACCACACATCATTATTCCCTTAATTTAAGCCCCCCACCCCTGCCCCCCTCACCccccaaaataaaaaaaagatatcACTTACATTAAAACCAATTTAATCCTCTTGTGAAGGTGTATTCCAACAGTTAGTCACCCAACATTGTTTTGCTTTACATACAGCGAATGGGGTGTCTGTTGCAAATTAAAGCATTCATTGTTTAGTTAGAGGGGAAAACAAGTTGTCCTTGCACCTTGCAATGCAGCCGTTGATCAAAAAAAGCATCTTTACATCTTCTTTTTAGTGCAACTTTTAAATGTAAAACAATTCCAGTGACTCCTTAGAGGAAATCGTTTCTTAGTTTTCTGGGGGGGTTTCACCGTAATCTTTTACCTCACTGAATTATCTTCCAAATATCCAAAGCAAGGGGTCAGTCCTTTGTTTTTGTAGTTTCACCATTTTAAtttttcttcttctctgcttCTAAATTACCTTCCACAGCAGTTGTTTACTAGAACATAAACATAGGAAGGGTTCTCAGCTACCTGCTTATTTCATTCCCTTCAACCTCCATGTATGATGTTCAATCACAGAACCAAGGGAGTGATTGACAGTCCAACTTCTGCctcagaagagaggggaggaggaggaggaacaggaggatgaagagaaagagagctgTACAATGGGACAAAACCCAAATTGATGTCAATCAGTGGAGGAGTGGAAGGAAAAAAACAACCCAAGCCTTCATATAACGCAGTAAGGTTCCCTAGGTAACCTGGATTTTCTGCAGTAAAGGAGAGTGGTGCTGAAGCAGCGCCGGAGCTCCCTGTTGGAGAAGATGCAGATAAAGGGGTTGACTCCCGCCTGGGCGAAGCTCATCCACACCGCCGCGGTCAAGTACCCCCCTGGTACCGCGGGGCCCCTGGCAAACACCCTCCAATAGCAGGCCACTAGGTAGGGGCCCCAGAGCGTGAGAAAGAAGAAGGTCATGATGAAGAACATCCTACTTATCCTCTTTTCAGTCTTAAACTCATCCAGCACCAGCAGGCGTCGCCGGCCCACTGCATTACTGTTCTGCCTGATCCCCAGCAGGGTGGGCGGGGTGGGGCCCCTGCCGAACCCCGCCAGCCAGTTAGCCGCAGCTTGGCCGCTGGCCCCGGGGCCATGGAAGGTCCAGTTCTGGCTGACGGCAGGCACGAACTGGACCGGTTTCATCTTCCGTCGGTCGTGGACGAAGAAGATTAGCTTGAGGTAGACAAGCTGGGTGGCCAGGAGGATCAGGGCGAGGAGCAGCATGAAGCCCAGGGAGTCGTTGGCTCTGAATGAGCGGTGCTGGAACGTACACTGGTCCTCCTCCCTGATGAAGGAGTACGTCCCCACGTCCAGCACCGGGGGAAAGGCCATGGCCACCGACAACGTCCACACCATGCAGATGACTGCCAGACACGTCCAGAAGGTGAGCCTCTTGGTGTAGAAGCGGTGGTGGGCTATGGCCAGGTAGCGTGTCACACTCACACAGAAGAGCATGAACGCTGTGTGAAAGCAGGACAGCACCCCCAGGAAGGCTATCACTTTGCAGGTAAGCGTGCCGTACGTCCAGGTGGAACCATTCTTGACGGAGGTGAAAACAAAGGGGAAGCAGATGGCGGAGCGCAGGATGTCCGAGGCGCACAGGTCCAGCAGGAAGTAGTATGGTGCGCGGTGCAGGCTCTTGTCTTTGACCAGTAGGATGGAGATCAGGAGGTTGCCAACGACTCCGACTCCAATGATAAAACCCAGGGATGTCAGTTTAAGAAACGTGGCGAGAGGAGAGACATTCTGCAAGATGTTGTGGTCCCCTGCATGGCTATAGTTCGCCATAGATGGAGGAGGGATCATAAAGATGTAGTAGCTTCAGCCAAGTATCATTATCTAGAGGCGGCAGGGGGAGGCGATAGATCCATTTGTTGTGCTTTGAAGCAGATTCCCGGCTTGTAAGCAGCCTCTCTTCTACGGCATCCTTTGTTCTTTTGTCTCATCACACCTAAAAATACCTGAAAAATACCAGCCACCGATCAGGATTCACTCATACTCTTTTTACATTGCATTGCACCCTCGAGCCTGTATCTGGGTGTATGATAAACTACAATTCCCCCTAGCCTTTgtcatttattttccattttcagTTGAATTGCTCATTGCATTTATAATGGTATGCAGTCAGTACAGAGCAGTGCCCTAGCTAGAAAACTTAAGTCTACAGATGAGCTTAATAAGACACAAGCATTAATCCTGGTTACAATAATATACTTTCTTTTATGGGCCACCCTTTTAGAAACCCTTTTAGAAAATACAAGCAATATTATGATAAGACAACGTTTTAAGTCACTATTAAAGGGGAAATGCATATCATTTTATGTCTGGTAGGAAAGGGGGTAAACAAAAGGGCTCCATTCGATTTGGCCGTTTTATTAAGTCGTAAAACGTGTTTAACATTATGCAGCAAGAAAGCTGTTGATCACACCCAAAGACCCTGCAGAATTGATCTGACCAGGGGATGCTTACTATAAACTCTGCCTGTGCCTTCATGATTTGTTGAAAATTAACGGATGTTGCATACA
Proteins encoded in this region:
- the LOC129865334 gene encoding probable G protein-coupled receptor 85; its protein translation is MIPPPSMANYSHAGDHNILQNVSPLATFLKLTSLGFIIGVGVVGNLLISILLVKDKSLHRAPYYFLLDLCASDILRSAICFPFVFTSVKNGSTWTYGTLTCKVIAFLGVLSCFHTAFMLFCVSVTRYLAIAHHRFYTKRLTFWTCLAVICMVWTLSVAMAFPPVLDVGTYSFIREEDQCTFQHRSFRANDSLGFMLLLALILLATQLVYLKLIFFVHDRRKMKPVQFVPAVSQNWTFHGPGASGQAAANWLAGFGRGPTPPTLLGIRQNSNAVGRRRLLVLDEFKTEKRISRMFFIMTFFFLTLWGPYLVACYWRVFARGPAVPGGYLTAAVWMSFAQAGVNPFICIFSNRELRRCFSTTLLYCRKSRLPREPYCVI